A window from Sphingopyxis alaskensis RB2256 encodes these proteins:
- the rimP gene encoding ribosome maturation protein RimP codes for MVDFDALHAIIAPEAEAMGLALVRVAFFGGDSDPTLQVMAERPDTRQLTIDDCADLSRRISDRLDALEEAGQDPIDVAYRLEVSSPGIDRPLTRPADFADWAGHEAKIALKEKLDGRQRFNGTLVGIDGDVVTISDKEGVEHKLPFGAIDTAKLVLTDKLIAATVPLSAEGADEMEEEGQD; via the coding sequence TTGGTCGATTTCGACGCCCTCCATGCGATCATCGCGCCCGAAGCCGAGGCGATGGGCCTCGCGCTCGTGCGCGTCGCCTTCTTTGGCGGCGACAGCGACCCGACCTTGCAGGTGATGGCCGAGCGGCCCGACACGCGCCAGCTGACGATCGATGATTGCGCCGACCTGTCGCGCCGCATCTCGGACCGGCTCGACGCGCTGGAGGAAGCGGGGCAGGATCCGATCGACGTCGCCTATCGGCTCGAGGTTTCGTCGCCCGGCATCGACCGGCCGCTGACGAGGCCCGCCGACTTCGCCGACTGGGCGGGTCACGAAGCGAAGATCGCGCTCAAGGAAAAGCTGGACGGCCGCCAGCGCTTCAACGGCACGCTCGTCGGCATCGACGGCGATGTCGTGACGATTTCGGATAAGGAAGGGGTGGAGCACAAGCTGCCGTTCGGCGCGATCGACACGGCGAAGCTGGTGCTCACCGACAAATTGATTGCCGCAACCGTTCCGCTCTCCGCCGAGGGCGCCGACGAAATGGAAGAAGAAGGACAGGACTGA
- a CDS encoding DUF448 domain-containing protein produces the protein MRTPRNDQLSQTDRAKGRGHHVPERRCVVTGEVSPVERLVRLALGPDGGIAPDVHGKAPGRGAWIGVDRVTLEAAQAKGKLKAGLARALHEGGFTIPDDLGARIEAQLARATLDRLGLESRAGMLISGNDKIEQAARRGQVRLLLHASDAGDDGRKKLAQAWRVGEDDEGSGREGLVLPVDRGTLSMALGRENAVHLAIVDARAADRVLAHLSRWQFFTGWSRDAANRVSDTDSREPGTGDTSAASAVSGAF, from the coding sequence ATGCGGACCCCGCGCAATGATCAACTGAGCCAAACCGACCGCGCAAAGGGGCGCGGCCACCATGTGCCCGAGCGGCGCTGCGTCGTCACCGGTGAGGTTTCGCCGGTAGAGCGGCTCGTGCGTCTGGCGCTCGGTCCCGACGGCGGCATTGCGCCGGATGTTCACGGCAAGGCGCCTGGCCGCGGCGCGTGGATCGGCGTCGACCGCGTGACCCTCGAAGCTGCGCAGGCCAAGGGCAAGCTCAAGGCGGGCCTCGCGCGCGCGCTGCACGAAGGCGGCTTCACGATCCCCGACGATCTGGGCGCGCGGATCGAGGCGCAGCTGGCCCGCGCGACGCTCGACCGGCTGGGACTCGAATCGCGAGCGGGAATGCTCATCAGCGGCAACGACAAGATCGAACAGGCGGCGCGGCGCGGGCAGGTTCGCCTGCTCCTCCACGCGAGCGATGCGGGTGACGACGGTCGCAAGAAACTGGCGCAGGCGTGGCGCGTCGGCGAGGATGACGAAGGATCGGGCCGCGAAGGACTGGTCTTGCCGGTAGACCGCGGCACCCTATCTATGGCATTGGGGCGCGAGAATGCGGTGCATCTGGCGATTGTCGACGCCCGCGCCGCCGACCGGGTGCTGGCGCACTTGAGCCGCTGGCAGTTTTTCACCGGATGGAGTAGGGACGCGGCCAATCGCGTTTCGGATACGGATTCCCGCGAGCCGGGAACAGGGGATACGTCCGCGGCTTCCGCCGTTTCGGGCGCGTTTTGA
- a CDS encoding cell wall hydrolase → MKPELTLTARSTWRDPPPERSAGPGRAFWAAIGGVSVVACFAFLLSSGQFRAPSIFAPYSVSVPVDFRPYDPERWAIMTAGDYEAALKIDPTLPDPRSIDFSDATALPPADPAALREEAFAGPPARPYVFRGLTALDRERAHYCLTAAIYYEAASESDDGMRGVAQTIINRVRHPSFPGTVCGVVFQGSQRAGVCQFTFACDGAMARAPERRNWLRASRVASAALGGQVYAKVGLATHYHTQAIWPRWGKSLVMTNIVGAHIFHRWRGRWGMPDAFRAPYLGREPVPGPYLPVAQQLAILKGQGIAPGAGPLPALTGAAAPLPDAAPAPLLPGALAPAPPGAPAAAAPAAPSYTDPRLNQSGQVREEFSKSGEWKR, encoded by the coding sequence ATGAAGCCCGAACTGACCCTGACCGCCCGCTCGACGTGGCGCGACCCGCCGCCCGAACGGTCGGCGGGGCCGGGGCGCGCTTTCTGGGCGGCGATCGGGGGCGTTTCGGTCGTCGCCTGCTTCGCCTTTCTGTTGTCGAGCGGGCAGTTTCGCGCGCCGTCGATCTTCGCCCCCTACAGCGTGTCGGTGCCGGTCGATTTCAGGCCCTATGACCCCGAACGCTGGGCGATCATGACCGCCGGGGATTATGAGGCGGCGCTGAAGATCGACCCCACGCTGCCCGACCCGCGCAGCATCGACTTTTCCGACGCCACCGCGCTGCCCCCCGCCGACCCCGCGGCGCTGCGCGAAGAGGCATTCGCCGGACCGCCTGCCAGGCCCTATGTCTTTCGCGGGCTGACCGCGCTCGATCGCGAACGCGCGCATTATTGCCTGACCGCCGCCATCTATTACGAGGCGGCGTCCGAAAGCGACGACGGGATGCGCGGCGTCGCGCAGACGATCATCAACCGCGTCCGCCATCCCAGCTTTCCGGGCACCGTGTGCGGCGTCGTTTTCCAGGGATCGCAGCGCGCCGGGGTGTGCCAGTTCACCTTTGCCTGCGACGGCGCGATGGCGCGCGCACCCGAACGGCGGAACTGGCTGCGCGCGAGCCGCGTGGCCTCGGCGGCGCTCGGCGGTCAGGTGTATGCCAAGGTGGGGCTGGCCACCCATTATCATACGCAGGCGATCTGGCCGCGCTGGGGCAAAAGCCTGGTGATGACCAACATCGTCGGCGCGCACATCTTTCACCGCTGGCGCGGGCGCTGGGGAATGCCCGACGCCTTTCGCGCACCCTATCTGGGCCGCGAACCAGTGCCGGGCCCCTATCTGCCGGTGGCCCAGCAGCTCGCGATCCTGAAGGGTCAGGGCATTGCGCCCGGTGCCGGCCCGCTTCCCGCACTGACTGGCGCCGCAGCACCGCTCCCCGATGCCGCGCCCGCGCCGCTGCTGCCCGGTGCGCTGGCCCCAGCACCCCCCGGCGCCCCGGCCGCCGCAGCGCCCGCCGCGCCGAGCTATACCGACCCCCGTCTCAACCAATCTGGACAGGTCCGCGAGGAGTTTTCAAAGAGCGGAGAGTGGAAACGCTGA
- a CDS encoding DOPA 4,5-dioxygenase family protein, which translates to MTDPDAPYHAHVYYDPAERSAAAALRDDFGRNSAILFVGAMADGAAGPHPIAQYEVHFLARSRDAVVAAIAATGLRALVHPLTDDDVADHTSLAQWIGEPVDLDLTVLDPPGGNQGIPRFGLSDFQASTGPSAPST; encoded by the coding sequence ATGACCGACCCCGACGCCCCCTATCACGCCCATGTCTATTATGATCCTGCCGAGAGGTCCGCGGCCGCCGCACTGCGCGACGATTTCGGCCGCAACTCCGCGATCCTGTTCGTCGGCGCGATGGCCGACGGCGCCGCCGGGCCGCATCCGATCGCCCAATATGAGGTGCATTTCCTCGCGCGCTCGCGCGATGCCGTTGTGGCGGCGATTGCGGCGACGGGCCTGCGCGCGCTGGTTCATCCGCTCACCGACGACGATGTGGCCGACCACACCAGCCTGGCGCAATGGATCGGCGAACCGGTCGATCTCGACCTGACCGTGCTCGATCCGCCGGGAGGCAATCAGGGGATCCCGCGTTTCGGGCTTTCGGACTTTCAGGCCTCGACAGGACCGTCGGCCCCCAGCACATAG
- the rbfA gene encoding 30S ribosome-binding factor RbfA: MRHKEQSEGPSVRVLRVGEQVRHVLSEILARGDVHDDVLATHPVSVTEVRMSPDLRHATVFVKPLLGKDEEAVLKAMRTNTAYLQREVAHRIRMKYAAKLKFLADDSFDEASHIDRLLRDPKVARDLEGGDEGDQG, translated from the coding sequence ATGCGCCACAAGGAACAATCCGAAGGCCCCTCCGTCCGCGTGCTGCGTGTGGGCGAACAGGTGCGCCATGTGCTGAGCGAAATCCTCGCGCGCGGCGACGTGCACGACGATGTGCTCGCGACGCATCCGGTCAGCGTGACCGAGGTGCGCATGTCTCCCGACCTTCGCCACGCGACGGTCTTTGTGAAGCCCCTGCTCGGCAAGGATGAGGAGGCGGTGCTGAAAGCGATGCGGACAAACACCGCCTATCTTCAGCGCGAGGTCGCGCATCGTATCCGGATGAAATATGCAGCGAAACTGAAGTTCCTCGCTGACGACAGCTTTGACGAGGCCAGCCATATCGACCGGCTGCTGCGCGATCCGAAGGTGGCGCGCGATCTGGAAGGCGGCGACGAAGGCGATCAGGGTTGA
- a CDS encoding ATP phosphoribosyltransferase regulatory subunit, whose protein sequence is MTKAPALLPEGLRDRLPRQAEAASRVTRALVDAMRAHGYGRVSPPLAEFRETLGSDDDRSGRDLLRFTDPVSQRTLALRPDITRQVGRIATSLLAASPRPLRLCYAGQVVKLRASQLRPAREMLQVGAELIGSDSVAAAREIVTVAIDALEAAGIGPVTIDFTLPDVVDLLAFGPLPVTADLQQLRDELDAKDAGALARIGAGAYLPLLRATGPFDRAITDLRAFDTSGVLGGRIDALEAIAAPIRDRVTLTLDPTERHGFAYQSWFGFQIFVPGQGDAVGRGGAYAIPVGEAEEAAVGFSLYPDPLIDAGLGAEDMAERRIFLPLGHDAAVAASLRADGWRTVAALTDADDATRLGCAYVLGADGPVEA, encoded by the coding sequence ATGACCAAGGCCCCTGCCCTGCTGCCCGAAGGCCTCCGCGACCGCCTCCCCCGACAGGCCGAGGCCGCGTCGCGCGTCACCCGCGCGCTGGTCGATGCGATGCGCGCGCATGGCTATGGCCGCGTGTCGCCGCCGCTCGCCGAGTTTCGCGAGACGCTGGGCAGCGACGACGACCGCTCCGGCCGCGACCTGCTCCGCTTCACCGATCCGGTGTCGCAGCGCACGCTCGCGCTGCGCCCCGACATCACGCGACAGGTCGGGCGGATCGCGACCTCGCTGCTCGCGGCATCACCGCGGCCGCTGCGCCTTTGCTATGCCGGACAAGTCGTGAAGTTGCGCGCCAGCCAGCTTCGACCCGCACGCGAGATGTTACAGGTCGGCGCCGAGCTGATCGGCAGCGACAGCGTCGCCGCCGCGCGCGAAATTGTGACCGTCGCGATCGACGCGCTCGAAGCCGCGGGCATCGGTCCCGTCACCATCGACTTCACCCTGCCCGATGTCGTCGATCTGCTCGCGTTCGGACCGCTTCCGGTCACGGCCGACCTCCAGCAGCTCCGCGACGAACTCGATGCGAAGGACGCGGGCGCACTCGCGCGGATCGGCGCTGGCGCCTATCTGCCGCTGCTGCGCGCCACCGGCCCGTTCGACCGGGCGATCACCGACCTGCGCGCTTTCGACACCAGCGGCGTCCTCGGCGGACGCATCGACGCGCTGGAAGCCATCGCGGCGCCGATCCGCGACCGCGTCACGCTGACGCTCGATCCGACCGAGCGCCACGGCTTCGCCTATCAAAGCTGGTTCGGCTTCCAGATCTTCGTGCCCGGACAGGGCGACGCGGTCGGCCGCGGCGGCGCCTATGCGATCCCCGTCGGCGAGGCTGAGGAGGCTGCGGTCGGCTTTTCGCTCTATCCCGATCCGCTGATCGACGCCGGGCTGGGCGCCGAAGATATGGCCGAGCGCCGCATTTTCCTGCCGCTCGGTCACGATGCAGCGGTCGCGGCGAGCCTGCGCGCCGACGGCTGGCGTACCGTCGCTGCGCTCACCGACGCCGACGACGCAACGCGGCTCGGCTGCGCCTATGTGCTGGGGGCCGACGGTCCTGTCGAGGCCTGA
- the infB gene encoding translation initiation factor IF-2 — MSDEQDKPTLSRKPLGLKRTVEAGQVQQQFSHGRRNTVVVEVKRRRVLGRPGEAAPTPEVEEAKAAPAPAPAPAAPRPAAPKPAAVDSLMTRQERQAQLLREAEEARMAALEENRRREEAERARAAEEERARAEKREEQAATKAPEPAPTPAASAPDATAADAPPAAEGPVETAARPATASAAPAPRRFTPVEALKRPEPKRPEPKASRGGENRRQSGKLTVTRALNEDEGARARSLAALKRAREKEKRSHMTSSGPREKQVREVVVPDTITVQELANRMAEKGADLVKALFKMGMPVTVNQTIDQDTAELLVTEFGHEIKRVSEADIDIRHDEDVDDAAQLKPRAPVVTIMGHVDHGKTSLLDALRGANVQAGEAGGITQHIGAYQVKAKDGSVITFLDTPGHEAFTEMRQRGANVTDIVILVVAADDGLKPQSIEAINHAKAAGVPIIVAINKVDKEGANPQRVRERLLEHELVVEEMGGDVQNVEVSALKKTGLDKLLDAIALQAEIMELKANPDRAAEGTVIEAKLDKGRGPVATILVRRGTLKVGDIFVCGAESGRVRALVDDHGKQVKQATPSMPVEVLGLGGVPMAGDTLIVVENEARAREVAAYRQEQALKKRTAQAPVSLEGMFSALADKANVIEYPVVIKGDVQGSVEAIVNALNKLSTDEIRVRVLHAGAGAITESDVTLAASTRAPIIGFNVRPNAKAREIANREKVRFLYYDVIYHLTADVAKEMAGELGPERIENVVGRAEVKDVFPAGKRDKAAGLLVLEGSIRKGLHARLTRDDVIVSATTIASLRRFKDDVAEVRAGLECGVVLADTNDIKPGDHLEVFEVELRERTL; from the coding sequence ATGAGTGACGAACAGGACAAGCCGACCCTTAGCCGCAAGCCGCTGGGCCTGAAGCGGACGGTCGAGGCCGGACAGGTGCAGCAGCAATTCAGTCACGGTCGCCGCAATACGGTGGTCGTCGAGGTGAAGCGCCGCCGTGTGCTGGGTCGGCCGGGCGAGGCCGCACCGACGCCCGAGGTCGAAGAGGCGAAGGCCGCGCCCGCTCCGGCGCCTGCGCCCGCCGCACCCAGGCCCGCGGCGCCGAAGCCGGCCGCGGTCGACAGCCTGATGACGCGCCAGGAGCGTCAGGCGCAACTGCTCCGCGAAGCCGAGGAAGCCCGCATGGCGGCGCTTGAGGAAAACCGCCGCCGCGAGGAGGCCGAACGCGCCCGCGCCGCCGAGGAGGAAAGGGCGCGCGCTGAAAAGCGTGAAGAACAGGCGGCCACCAAGGCGCCCGAACCCGCGCCCACGCCCGCGGCATCGGCTCCCGACGCCACTGCTGCCGACGCGCCGCCTGCTGCCGAGGGTCCGGTCGAAACGGCGGCGCGGCCCGCGACGGCGAGCGCCGCCCCGGCGCCGCGTCGTTTCACGCCGGTCGAAGCGCTGAAGCGTCCCGAACCCAAGCGTCCCGAGCCCAAGGCCAGTCGCGGTGGTGAAAATCGCCGTCAGTCGGGCAAGCTGACGGTGACCCGTGCGCTCAACGAGGACGAAGGCGCGCGTGCGCGCAGCCTTGCGGCGCTGAAGCGCGCCCGCGAAAAGGAAAAGCGTTCGCACATGACCTCGTCGGGTCCGCGCGAAAAGCAGGTCCGCGAAGTCGTCGTGCCCGACACAATCACCGTGCAGGAACTCGCCAACCGCATGGCCGAAAAGGGTGCCGACCTGGTCAAGGCGCTGTTCAAGATGGGCATGCCTGTCACCGTCAACCAGACGATCGACCAGGACACCGCCGAACTGCTCGTCACCGAATTCGGGCACGAGATCAAGCGCGTCAGCGAAGCCGATATCGACATCCGCCACGACGAGGATGTCGACGACGCCGCGCAGCTGAAACCGCGCGCGCCGGTGGTCACGATCATGGGCCATGTCGACCACGGCAAGACCAGCCTGCTCGACGCGCTGCGCGGCGCGAATGTGCAGGCGGGCGAGGCCGGTGGCATCACCCAGCATATCGGCGCCTATCAGGTGAAGGCAAAGGACGGCAGCGTCATCACCTTCCTCGATACGCCGGGCCACGAAGCCTTTACCGAGATGCGTCAGCGCGGCGCCAACGTCACCGACATCGTCATCCTGGTGGTGGCGGCCGACGATGGGCTGAAGCCGCAGTCGATCGAGGCGATCAATCATGCGAAGGCGGCGGGCGTGCCGATCATCGTCGCGATCAACAAGGTCGACAAGGAAGGCGCCAATCCGCAGCGCGTCCGCGAACGCCTGCTCGAACATGAGCTGGTGGTCGAGGAAATGGGCGGCGACGTCCAGAATGTCGAAGTGTCGGCGCTCAAAAAGACCGGGCTCGACAAGCTGCTCGACGCGATCGCGCTGCAGGCCGAGATCATGGAGCTGAAGGCGAACCCCGACCGTGCCGCCGAAGGTACGGTGATCGAGGCGAAGCTCGACAAGGGCCGCGGCCCGGTCGCGACGATCCTTGTGCGCCGTGGTACCTTGAAGGTCGGCGACATCTTCGTCTGCGGCGCCGAAAGCGGCCGCGTCCGCGCGCTCGTCGACGATCATGGCAAGCAGGTCAAACAGGCGACGCCGTCGATGCCGGTCGAAGTGCTCGGGCTTGGCGGGGTGCCGATGGCGGGGGATACGCTCATCGTCGTCGAGAATGAGGCGCGCGCGCGCGAAGTTGCCGCCTATCGCCAGGAACAGGCGCTCAAGAAGCGGACCGCGCAGGCGCCGGTCAGCCTCGAGGGCATGTTCTCCGCGCTTGCCGACAAGGCGAATGTCATCGAATATCCGGTGGTCATCAAGGGCGATGTACAGGGCAGCGTCGAGGCGATCGTCAACGCGCTCAACAAGCTGTCGACCGACGAGATCCGCGTTCGGGTGCTCCATGCGGGCGCCGGCGCGATCACCGAGAGCGACGTGACGCTCGCCGCCTCGACCAGGGCGCCGATCATCGGCTTCAACGTCCGCCCGAACGCCAAGGCGCGCGAGATCGCGAACCGCGAAAAAGTGCGCTTCCTATATTATGACGTCATCTATCACCTGACCGCCGACGTCGCGAAGGAGATGGCGGGCGAACTGGGTCCGGAACGCATCGAGAATGTCGTCGGCCGCGCCGAGGTCAAGGACGTCTTCCCGGCGGGCAAGCGCGACAAGGCCGCAGGCCTGCTCGTGCTCGAAGGTTCGATCCGCAAGGGGCTCCACGCGCGCCTTACCCGCGACGACGTCATTGTCTCGGCAACGACGATCGCTTCGCTGCGCCGCTTCAAGGACGATGTCGCCGAAGTGCGCGCGGGTCTCGAATGCGGTGTCGTGCTCGCCGATACCAACGACATCAAGCCGGGCGATCACCTCGAAGTCTTCGAGGTCGAGCTGCGCGAACGCACGCTGTAG
- the serA gene encoding phosphoglycerate dehydrogenase, with protein MTQPKVLISDKMDPKAAAIFKERGIRVDEITGKTRDELIAMIGDYDGLAIRSATKVTADVLAAATKLKVVGRAGIGVDNIDIPEASKKGVVVMNTPFGNSITTAEHAIAMMFALARQIPEANALTQAGKWPKNDFMGVELTSKTLGLIGCGNIGSIVAERALGLKMKVVAFDPFLTPERAIELGVEKVDLDTLLARADFITLHTPLTDQTRNVLSKENLAKTRKGVRIINCARGGLIDEAALKDALDSGHVAGAALDVFAVEPPPADHPLFNTPNFICTPHLGASTDEAQVNVAIQVAEQISDYLLTGGITNALNVPSLSAEEAPKLRPYMSLAEKLGSLVGQLAHDNLTHISVEVEGAAAELNLKPIVAAVLTGLMRRYSDSVNMVNAPHLARERGLDVREVRHDREGDYHTLVRVTVATEAGDRSVAGTLFGNNEPRLVEMFGIKVEADLDGDMLYIVNEDAPGFIGRIGSTLGDAGLNIGTFHLGRRAAGGEAVLLLSLDSPMPEPLLWQVCQLPGVKMVKGLKF; from the coding sequence ATGACCCAACCCAAAGTCCTTATCAGCGACAAGATGGACCCCAAGGCCGCCGCAATCTTCAAGGAACGCGGTATCCGCGTCGACGAAATCACCGGCAAAACCAGGGACGAGCTGATCGCGATGATCGGCGACTACGACGGCCTTGCGATCCGGTCCGCCACGAAAGTCACCGCCGACGTCCTTGCCGCCGCGACAAAGCTGAAGGTCGTCGGCCGGGCCGGGATCGGCGTCGACAATATCGACATTCCGGAGGCGTCGAAAAAGGGCGTCGTCGTGATGAACACGCCCTTCGGCAATTCGATCACCACCGCCGAACATGCGATCGCGATGATGTTCGCTCTCGCGCGCCAGATTCCCGAAGCCAATGCGCTGACGCAGGCGGGCAAATGGCCGAAGAACGACTTCATGGGCGTCGAGCTGACGTCGAAGACGCTCGGCCTGATCGGCTGCGGCAACATCGGCAGCATCGTCGCCGAACGCGCGCTCGGCCTCAAGATGAAGGTTGTCGCCTTCGACCCCTTCCTGACCCCCGAACGCGCGATCGAGCTGGGCGTCGAGAAGGTCGACCTCGACACTTTGCTCGCGCGCGCCGACTTCATCACGCTGCACACGCCGCTGACCGATCAGACGCGCAATGTGCTGTCGAAGGAAAATCTCGCCAAAACCAGGAAGGGCGTGCGGATCATCAATTGCGCGCGCGGCGGGCTGATCGACGAAGCGGCGCTGAAGGACGCGCTCGACAGCGGCCATGTCGCCGGCGCGGCGCTCGACGTGTTCGCGGTCGAGCCACCGCCGGCGGACCATCCGCTGTTCAACACCCCCAATTTCATCTGCACCCCGCATCTTGGCGCGTCGACCGACGAGGCGCAGGTCAATGTCGCGATCCAGGTCGCCGAACAGATCAGCGATTATCTGCTCACCGGCGGCATAACCAATGCGCTGAACGTCCCCAGCCTGTCGGCCGAGGAAGCGCCGAAGCTGCGCCCCTATATGAGCCTCGCCGAAAAGCTCGGCAGCCTCGTCGGCCAGCTTGCGCACGACAATCTGACGCACATCTCGGTCGAGGTCGAGGGTGCAGCGGCCGAACTCAACCTGAAACCGATCGTCGCTGCGGTGCTCACCGGGCTGATGCGCCGCTATTCGGACAGCGTGAACATGGTCAACGCGCCGCATCTCGCGCGCGAACGCGGCCTCGATGTGCGCGAAGTGCGCCACGACCGCGAAGGCGATTATCACACGCTCGTCCGCGTGACCGTGGCGACCGAGGCGGGCGACCGTTCGGTGGCGGGCACGCTGTTCGGCAACAACGAGCCGCGCCTCGTCGAAATGTTCGGCATCAAGGTCGAAGCCGACCTCGACGGCGACATGCTCTATATCGTCAACGAGGACGCGCCGGGCTTCATCGGCCGCATCGGCAGCACGCTGGGCGACGCCGGACTCAACATCGGCACCTTCCACCTCGGCCGCCGCGCCGCGGGCGGCGAAGCGGTGCTGCTGCTCAGCCTCGATTCGCCGATGCCCGAACCGCTGTTGTGGCAAGTTTGCCAGCTTCCCGGCGTGAAGATGGTGAAGGGTCTGAAGTTCTGA
- the nusA gene encoding transcription termination factor NusA → MATAISANKAELLAIANSVASEKMIDKAIVIEAIEEAIQRAARARYGAENDIRAKLDPQTGDLRLWRVVEVVETVEDYFKQVDLAAGQKLQKDARIGDFIVDPLPAVDLGRIDAQSAKQVIFQKVREADRERQYQEFKDRAGEIITGVVKSVEFGHIVVNLGRAEGVIRRDQQIPRELMRVGDRVRALILSVRSETRGPQIFLSRAHPDFMKKLFAQEVPEIYDGIIEIKAAARDPGSRAKIGVISYDSSIDPVGACVGMKGSRVQAVVQELQGEKIDIIPWSEDTATFVVNALQPATVQRVVIDEDDGRIEVVVPDDQLSLAIGRRGQNVRLASQLTGKQIDIMTEADASEKRQREFVERSTMFQEELDVDETLAQLLVAEGFSELEEVAYVPLDELASIEGFDEELAQELQSRAAEGLERREEAARAERRELGVEDALADIPHLTEAMLVTLGKAGIRTLDDLADLATDELIAKKRTDNRRGPARSERAEDKGGVLGEYGLSEEQGNEIIMAARAHWFDDEESSEPATAPAAEPQNGEAADADPAQ, encoded by the coding sequence ATGGCCACTGCCATTTCCGCCAACAAGGCCGAACTGCTCGCGATCGCCAACAGCGTCGCCAGCGAGAAGATGATCGACAAGGCTATCGTCATCGAGGCGATCGAGGAAGCGATCCAGCGTGCCGCGCGCGCCCGCTATGGCGCCGAGAACGACATTCGCGCCAAGCTCGACCCGCAGACCGGCGACCTGCGCCTGTGGCGCGTCGTCGAAGTGGTCGAGACGGTCGAGGATTATTTCAAGCAGGTCGACCTCGCCGCCGGGCAAAAGTTGCAGAAGGACGCCAGGATCGGCGACTTCATCGTCGATCCGCTGCCCGCCGTCGACCTTGGCCGCATCGACGCGCAGTCGGCGAAGCAGGTGATCTTCCAGAAGGTTCGCGAAGCCGACCGGGAACGCCAGTATCAGGAGTTCAAGGATCGCGCCGGAGAGATTATCACCGGCGTCGTGAAATCGGTCGAGTTCGGCCATATCGTCGTCAATCTGGGCCGCGCCGAGGGCGTGATCCGCCGCGACCAGCAAATCCCGCGCGAATTGATGCGCGTCGGCGACCGCGTCCGCGCGCTGATCCTGTCGGTGCGCAGCGAAACGCGCGGGCCGCAGATTTTCCTCTCGCGCGCGCATCCCGACTTCATGAAAAAGCTGTTCGCGCAGGAGGTGCCCGAAATCTATGATGGCATCATCGAGATCAAGGCTGCCGCGCGCGATCCGGGCAGCCGGGCGAAGATCGGCGTGATCAGCTATGACAGCAGCATCGACCCCGTCGGCGCCTGTGTGGGCATGAAGGGCAGCCGCGTTCAGGCGGTCGTTCAGGAATTGCAGGGCGAAAAGATCGACATCATTCCCTGGTCGGAGGACACGGCGACCTTCGTGGTCAATGCGCTTCAGCCGGCCACGGTGCAGCGCGTCGTCATCGACGAGGATGATGGTCGCATCGAGGTCGTCGTCCCCGACGATCAGCTCAGCCTCGCCATCGGTCGCCGCGGCCAGAACGTCCGTCTTGCCAGCCAGCTGACCGGCAAGCAGATCGATATCATGACCGAGGCGGATGCGAGCGAGAAGCGGCAGCGCGAATTCGTCGAACGCTCGACGATGTTCCAGGAGGAACTCGACGTCGACGAAACACTGGCACAGCTCCTCGTCGCCGAAGGCTTCAGCGAGCTCGAGGAAGTCGCCTATGTGCCGCTCGACGAACTGGCAAGCATCGAGGGTTTCGACGAGGAACTGGCGCAGGAACTGCAGAGTCGCGCTGCCGAGGGGCTGGAGCGTCGCGAGGAGGCGGCGCGCGCCGAGCGTCGCGAACTGGGCGTCGAGGATGCACTCGCCGACATCCCGCACCTGACCGAAGCGATGCTTGTCACGCTCGGCAAGGCCGGAATCAGGACGCTCGACGATCTTGCAGACCTTGCGACCGACGAACTGATCGCCAAGAAACGAACCGACAACCGCCGCGGCCCGGCGCGCAGCGAGCGCGCCGAGGACAAGGGCGGCGTGCTCGGCGAATATGGCCTGAGCGAAGAGCAGGGCAACGAGATCATCATGGCGGCGCGTGCGCACTGGTTCGACGATGAGGAGTCGAGCGAGCCGGCAACCGCGCCCGCGGCGGAGCCGCAAAACGGGGAGGCCGCCGATGCGGACCCCGCGCAATGA